Genomic window (Blattabacterium cuenoti):
GACTATCTACACTTCCAGCTGTTACTATAATATTTTCTGAAGATATGACTTCTGTTCCTACTCCAATATACATATTAGACGTAACTCCGTCCATAAAATATGGATTTCCTGCTTTCCCTATGCCTACAATGATTCCATTTTTAATTCCTATATCTGCTTTTACGATTCCCCAATAATCTACAATAATAGCATTGGTTAATACTAAATCTAAAACTCCTTCATCTTTTGTAGCAAATGGATGTTGTCCCATTCCATCTCTAATAACTTTTCCTCCTCCGAAAACACATTCATCGCCATAAATAGTATAGTCTTTTTCTATTTCAATCCATAAAGAGGTATCCCCTAAACGGATTTTATCTCCTTTAGTGGGACCATACATACTTGCATAAGATTTTCTATCTATTTTTTTCATATATCATATAGTTGTATTTTCTTTTCCTGAAAAGCCATAAATTTTTTTACTTCCTCCAATTTCTACTAACATAACTTCTTTTGTTTCTCCTGGTTCAAAACGAACAGATCTCCCAGAAGGGATATCCAGTCTATATCCTTTCGTTCCTTCTCTATCAAAAAGAAGAGCAGAATTTGTTTCAAAAAAATGAAAATGAGATCCTATTTGAATAGGACGAGTTCCTGTATTGGATACTATTCTTACTATACGAGATCTTCCAGGTAATAACACAATATCTTCATTTAGAAGATCATATTGTCCTGGAATGAGATTAGAATTTGTTTTTCTATTTTTTTTGATAGGATGGTGTATGGTAACTAGTTTTGTTCCATCAGGAAAAGTTGCTTCTACTTGAACATTGTGAAGTAATTCATACACTCCATCCATAACTTGTTCATCGTTCAGAATATTTCCTGCTTCATACATGAGATCTTTTACTGTTTTTCCATCACGAGCTCCTTCCATCACATAATGAGTGATTAAAGCTAAAGATTCTGGATAATTTAATTTTAATCCTCTTTTTAAACGTTTTTTTGCCAATTCTCCAGCCATGTGAAGAAGAATTTTTTCCTTTTCATAAGAAGTTAAATGCATATGCTTTCTTTAATTTAATTCATTAACATAATACAAACAAACAACAGTTATAATATAATTAAATTATATGGGTTTAAAGTTATGAAATATTATAATAATGAAAGAGAATAGAATTGTTTTTCATCCTTATTGTAGACCCAAAATCTTTCTCTATACAATGAAAAAACATTTAATATAAATCAAAAATAAAAAAAAAGAACCCCTCCCCATAAATTATCATTATTTTTGTTCCCATCTTTAATAAGAATGGGAAAATTGTTTTAAAAAATAATTAAAAAATGCAAGTTTTAAAATTTGGAGGTAGTTCCGTAGCTCATTCTGATGCTATAAAACGTATTTGTACTTTATTAGAAAAAAAATCAAAAGGAAGATATGCTATTGTTGTATCTGCATTAGGAAATATTACGGATCAGTTAATACAATGTGGTAAATTAGCTTCTGAAAGAAAAAATATTTATAAAAATATATTAGAAAAAATAGAGATTCGACATCTTAATATTATAAGAGAATTGTTTCCTATAACCTATCAAAGTCATTTAATTAGCTGGATTAAAAAAAATATAAATGATTTAGAAAGTTTATGTGATGGAATTTTTCAAGTAGAAGAACTTTCGAAACGTTCTTTAGATAAAATTATGAGTTTTGGAGAATTGAGCTCTTCTTTTCTAATTGCAGAAAAATTGAAACAATCCGGTTTAGATGCAATTTGTAAAGATAGTAGAGATTTAATTATTACAGATTCTCAATTTGGATGTGCACAAGTAGATTTTATAACAAGTAATCATCATATTATTCAGTTTTTTCGTGAAAAAACATCAGAATATATCATTTTACCAGGATTTATAGGTTCTACATTAGAAAGCGAAACCACTACTCTTGGAAGAGGAGGATCTGATTATACTGCGGCTATCTTAGCCGCAGCTATATCTGCTAGTTTACTTGAAATATGGACGGATGTAAGTGGAATGATGACAGCAAACCCAAAAATTGTAAATCAAGCTTTTCCTATCAAAGAAATTTCTTATGAGGAGGCTATGGAATTATCACATTTTGGAGCAAAAGTCATTTATCCTCCTACGATTCAACCTGCTATGAAAAAACATATTCCGATACAAATAAAAAACACTTTCTCTCCTTTAGATCCGGGAACTTTAATTTATATTAATAAAAATACAAATATTAGTCAACCTGTTACCGGAATATCTGGAATTCAAAATATGGCATTGCTCACCTTAGAAGGAAGTGGTATGGTAGGAATCCCAGGATATTCCAAACGTTTATTCGAAGCGTTATCACGTGAAAAAATAAATGTTATATTTATAACTCAAAGTTCTTCAGAACATTCAATTACTACAGGAATTCATGAAACGGATGTTATAAAAGCAAAAACTGGAATAGACAGCGAATTTTCTCAGGAAATTCATCAAAAACGTATTGATCCATTAAGAATAGAAAATGATCTTTGCATCATCGCTGTGGTAGGAGATAATATGAAAAATCTTCATGGAACCAGTGGAAAAATGTTTTCTGCTTTAGGAAGAAACAGTATTAATGTTAGAGCTATAGCACAAGGATCTACTGAGAAAAATATATCAGCTGTTATTAAAAAAATAGATTTTAAAAAGGCATTAAATACTTTACATGAAGCTTTTTTTGAAAGACCACCAAAACAAATTAATCTTTTCATTTGTGGAGTGGGAAAAGTAGGAAGTAAATTATTGGAACAGATAGATCAACAACAAAATTACTTA
Coding sequences:
- a CDS encoding urease subunit gamma, yielding MHLTSYEKEKILLHMAGELAKKRLKRGLKLNYPESLALITHYVMEGARDGKTVKDLMYEAGNILNDEQVMDGVYELLHNVQVEATFPDGTKLVTIHHPIKKNRKTNSNLIPGQYDLLNEDIVLLPGRSRIVRIVSNTGTRPIQIGSHFHFFETNSALLFDREGTKGYRLDIPSGRSVRFEPGETKEVMLVEIGGSKKIYGFSGKENTTI
- the thrA gene encoding bifunctional aspartate kinase/homoserine dehydrogenase I; the encoded protein is MQVLKFGGSSVAHSDAIKRICTLLEKKSKGRYAIVVSALGNITDQLIQCGKLASERKNIYKNILEKIEIRHLNIIRELFPITYQSHLISWIKKNINDLESLCDGIFQVEELSKRSLDKIMSFGELSSSFLIAEKLKQSGLDAICKDSRDLIITDSQFGCAQVDFITSNHHIIQFFREKTSEYIILPGFIGSTLESETTTLGRGGSDYTAAILAAAISASLLEIWTDVSGMMTANPKIVNQAFPIKEISYEEAMELSHFGAKVIYPPTIQPAMKKHIPIQIKNTFSPLDPGTLIYINKNTNISQPVTGISGIQNMALLTLEGSGMVGIPGYSKRLFEALSREKINVIFITQSSSEHSITTGIHETDVIKAKTGIDSEFSQEIHQKRIDPLRIENDLCIIAVVGDNMKNLHGTSGKMFSALGRNSINVRAIAQGSTEKNISAVIKKIDFKKALNTLHEAFFERPPKQINLFICGVGKVGSKLLEQIDQQQNYLLKELKLQVRVIGLANSKKMYFNDNGISLNNWEKYLNQKGMNMNIYSFMEEVWKFNLRNSLFVDNTASEEMAMTYDKFLKNGIGVITCNKIACSSDYDHYKKLKTLSRHFKAPFLFETNVGASLPVISTLNDLINSGDKINKIEAVLSGSLNFIFNHFVGDKSFLEVVKEAQLKGYTEPDPRIDLSGLDVMRKILILARECGSPLELSDIHKKSFLPKTCSNSTSIDNFYQELYRYRDYFFKIRSEAEKHKKRLRFIARYENGGAFVGLESISQIHPFFQLEGKDNMVLYNTYRYAEQPLIIKGAGAGAEVTASGIFSDIIKATK